ATGTGCCTGGTGGGCTCCATGGTGCTGGGCCTGGGCGTGAGCCTGGAGATCATCAGCAATGCCACGGTGCTGCCCGGTGAAGGCATGGTCGTGGCCATCGTCTTCCGTACGCACAAGAATTTCGGCAACATCAAGGTGCTGGTGGACTCCTCCATGGTGCTGGCGGCGGTGCTGCTCAGCCTGGCTGTCCTGCATACCATCGTGGGCCTGCGTGAAGGCACCATCATCTCGGCCGTGCTGGTGGGCATGAGCGTCCGCTTCTTCTCCCGCTGGACGCGCCGTCTGGCCCCCCTGTTCTGGGATAAGGAAAAGCTGGAGAAGGCCCGTCGCCGTCGCGTGGTGCTGCAGGAAAGTTATGCCGCGTAGGGCATGAGGCGGACGTCGCATGACCGGGGGGCCTTCGGGCTCCCTTTTTTGTTGCCGGACAGCGGCTGAAAGGCGGGCAGGGTGCGCGGAGGGGGAAAATGCCTGTGGGCTGGAAGCCTCCCTTGCGGAGAAGGATGCCATGTTTTTGCTCTCCGCGCAGCGTGAAGGCCTGCCGGCCTTGGTCCGCAAGGAGGAAAGGCACGCGGTGTTTTGTTCCCCGGCACAGCGGGAACGCTGGCATTGTCGGACGAAAAACAGGAAAGCGGCAAAGGGGGATGCCGGTATCCTGGCGTGTCCTTCCGGCATGCGGGGAAAGGTAGCGCCGGCTGCGGGCAAGAATGCAAAATTTTTTGCGGGAAAATGCTTGACGGTGTGGCCGAAAAGGCGCATAAAGCCGTTCGCGCCAACGAACTGGCCATGTCCGCAAGGGCGGCAGGAAAGGAAATTTTCCCGGATGGCAAAAAAGTTCTTGACGCGGGTTTGAAAATGAGACATACGTCTCCTTCGCGCCAACGAGTTGCCCCGGCGGGGCCGCGAAAAAAACTTTCGCGAAATAAAAAAAACTTGTTGACAGCGAAAACGAAGCGGCGTAAACAACTGCTTCGCGCCGAGTGATTCGGCGTGGTTCATTGACAAGTGAATAGCGAACGGGAAGGAACTTTGAGATTCTGATTTCCGTCCAACGGAGATCTTTGCTACAGATTTGAACTGGAGAGTTTGATTCTGGCTCAGATTGAACGCTGGCGGCGTGCTTAACACATGCAAGTCGTACGCGAAAGGGACTTCGGTCCCGAGTAAAGTGGCGCACGGGTGAGTAACACGTGGATGATCTGCCTCTATGATGGGGATAACAGTTGGAAACGACTGCTAATACCGAATACGCTCATGATGAACGTTGTGAGGAAAGGTGGCCTCTGCTTGCAAGCTATCGCATAGAGATGAGTCCGCGTCCCATTAGCTCGTTGGTGGGGTAACGGCCTACCAAGGCAACGATGGGTAGCCGATCTGAGAGGATGATCGGCCACACTGGAACTGAAACACGGTCCAGACTCCTACGGGAGGCAGCAGTGGGGAATATTGCGCAATGGGCGAAAGCCTGACGCAGCGACGCCGCGTGAGGGATGAAGGTCTTCGGATCGTAAACCTCTGTCAGAAGGGAAGAAACTGGGGTGTTCTAATCAGCATCCCACTGACGGTACCTTCAAAGGAAGCACCGGCTAACTCCGTGCCAGCAGCCGCGGTAATACGGAGGGTGCAAGCGTTAATCGGAATCACTGGGCGTAAAGCGCACGTAGGCTGTTATGTAAGTCAGGGGTGAAAGCCCACGGCTCAACCGTGGAACTGCCCTTGATACTGCACGACTCGAATCCGGGAGAGGGTGGCGGAATTCCAGGTGTAGGAGTGAAATCCGTAGATATCTGGAGGAACATCAGTGGCGAAGGCGGCCACCTGGACCGGTATTGACGCTGAGGTGCGAAAGCGTGGGGAGCAAACAGGATTAGATACCCTGGTAGTCCACGCCGTAAACGATGGATGCTAGATGTCGGGATGTATGTCCCGGTGTCGTAGTCAACGCGTTAAGCATCCCGCCTGGGGAGTACGGTCGCAAGGCTGAAACTCAAAGAAATTGACGGGGGCCCGCACAAGCGGTGGAGTATGTGGTTTAATTCGATGCAACGCGAAGAACCTTACCTGGGTTTGACATCTGGGGAATCCTCCCGAAAAGGAGGAGTGCCCTTCGGGGAGCCCCAAGACAGGTGCTGCATGGCTGTCGTCAGCTCGTGTCGTGAGATGTTGGGTTAAGTCCCGCAACGAGCGCAACCCCTATGCATAGTTGCCAGCAGGTAAAGCTGGGCACTCTATGCAGACTGCCCGGGTTAACCGGGAGGAAGGTGGGGACGACGTCAAGTCATCATGGCCCTTACACCCAGGGCTACACACGTACTACAATGGCACGCACAAAGGGCAGCGATACCGTGAGGTGGAGCCAATCCCAAAAAACGTGTCCCAGTCCGGATTGCAGTCTGCAACTCGACTGCATGAAGTCGGAATCGCTAGTAATTCGAGGTCAGCATACTCGGGTGAATGCGTTCCCGGGCCTTGTACACACCGCCCGTCACACCACGAAAGTCGGTTTTACCCGAAGCCGGTGGGCCAACGAGCAATCGAGGCAGCCGTCTACGGTAGGGCCGATGATTGGGGTGAAGTCGTAACAAGGTAGCCGTAGGGGAACCTGCGGCTGGATCACCTCCTTTAAGGAATATATCTTCCCGTTCGCTCTTCACTTGCAATGAGCCACACGCTCATTGACAAGCAAGAGCATGAAACATACAAGGCGAGGCTCCGCTGTGGCCGGTGATTCTGGGTCACGGGCAAGGAAGGCGAAGGCTTGGCGAAGGGAGTGTAGAAAGACCTACTCGACCGAGACAAGCCTGAGCATGACGCAGCCAGGGGCCAGAAGCGCCGACACAGGGGCCTGTAGCTCAGGTGGTTAGAGCGCACGCCTGATAAGCGTGAGGTCGAAAGTTCAAGTCTTTCCAGGCCCACCACGCCATGCTCCACGGATCGTCTCCGAAAGAAGGCGCAAGGGATTGTGCATTCGAACCGGATATGATCCGGCCATCACGAAAGTGATCGCTCTTTTACAATTGAATAGGGATGGAAGGAAGTTTTTTTCGAGAAGACAAGTTGACAAGAGCATCGGGTGGATGCCTTGGCGTCGGAAGGCGATGAAAGACGTGGTAAGCTGCGAAAAGCCTCGGGGAGAAGCTAAACATTCTGTGATCCGGGGATGTCTGAATGGGGAAACCCGGCGGAGGTCATGCTCCG
This is a stretch of genomic DNA from Desulfovibrio piger. It encodes these proteins:
- a CDS encoding YczE/YyaS/YitT family protein; the protein is MKVTVDKSVLCKRYAGFTVALLVCALGVALVTNACLGTSPITSLPYALSAIFPLSLGTVTFLSNICFLVVQKALLGRYFTVGHLMQIPAVFLFGVFIDGWMWATSYLMTDVYWQQMLMCLVGSMVLGLGVSLEIISNATVLPGEGMVVAIVFRTHKNFGNIKVLVDSSMVLAAVLLSLAVLHTIVGLREGTIISAVLVGMSVRFFSRWTRRLAPLFWDKEKLEKARRRRVVLQESYAA